The Actinocorallia herbida DNA window CGAGATCCTCAGCGCCGGGCTCACCGGCGGCGACGCGGACTCCGCCGAGGTGATCGTCGCGGTGTCGGCGCTGGTGACCAGCCCGTCGGTCCCCGAAGGCACCCCCCGCTACATGCGGTTCGTCCTCGACGTCACCAAGGTCGACGGCAAGTGGCTCGTCTCGAAGTTCGGAGTGGCGCTGTGAGCGAAGTGACCGACACCGCCGAGAAGACCGAGACCGAGGCCGTGGAGACCGCGGAGGTCGAAGAGGTCGAAGAGGTCGACGGCCAGCTCTCCCTGGCCGACGCCGCGGAGGCGGACTCCGCCTCCGGCGCCACCGACGCCGAGGACGGGACCGACGCGTCCGCGGCCGAGGACGTCGAGGACGTCGAGGACACCTATGAGGCCGGCGAGGCCGAAGCCGATGAGGCCGAGGTCGTCGCGCCGCCGAAGGCCGCCGAGAAGAAGGCGAAGAAGGCCGCCAAGTCCGCGCAGAAGCCCGCGCGCGCCTCCTCCGGCCCGGGAGTCCCGTTGTGGGTCCTGGCCGTCTTGGGCGTCCTGGTGGTCGCCCTGGGGGCATCGACGGCCTGGCTGTGGACCGGGAGCCGCAGCACCCTGTCGGAGGACCAGATCAACAAGGCGGTCCGCACGGCGGCCGCGTCGGCGCAGCACATCTCCTCGTGGGACTACCGGACGATCGAGCAGGACATCGACCAGGTCCTGGACGAGACGACCGGCGACTTCCACAAGGCGTACGAGGCGAGCGCCGCCAAGCTGCTCCAGACCGCGCCCACGCAGGAGGCCGTCACCGTCGGGATGACGAGCAAGGCGGGCGTCGAGGCGATCAAGGACGACGGCTCGGTGACGGTCCTGGTGTTCCTCAACCAGCAGACCACGAGCAAGGACGCCGAGGCGCACATCGAGCAGCACCGCCTACGGCTGACCATGGTCGACAAGGACGGCGAGTGGCTGGTGTCCAAGCTCGAGGTCCTCGGCTGACGGAAGCCGGAACTCGGCTGGTCAAAGATCTTTTCCCCTGCCGTGGAGGACCCCTCAACCCGAGGGGTCCTTCGCCGTTTCGGAACCTGCGGGTTTGTGGTTATTCCATGTGACCCACGTCTCTAAACTATGAGGCTTGTCACTGCTGGCCAGAGCCCGAAAAGTCCCTGTGCGGCCTTGACTTGGCCGCCTCGAAGGACGATGCTGCGAGGCAACTGTGATGTGCATAGCGAATGTAGGCTTGCAAGCGGTGTGGCAGTCGGCTACACTGCCCCTTTGCGCTGCCCTTTAGCTATCCTCCGTGCAACCATGCCGTGATCTTGGTCCAGCCGCCGGTCATCACAAGATCGTTGGTCAACCGAGCATCACGGGTTTTCGGGGATGCATTGGCGTGCACGCCCGTACCGCCGCGAGCCCTCGGAAGGACCACTCTTGGCAGCCTCGCGCAACGCCTCGAAGACCCTGACCGGTCCGAACCGCGTCTCCTTCGCGCGCATCAATGAGCCGCTGGAAGTCCCGGATCTCCTTGCTCTCCAGACAGAGTCGTTCGACACTCTGCTCGGGAACGAGCGCTGGAAGAACCGGGTCAAGTCAGCTCAGGATGCCGGCCGTAAGGATGTACCGACCCAGTCGGGTCTCGAAGAGATCTTCGAGGAGATCAGTCCCATCGAGGACTTCTCCGGGACCATGTCCCTCTCGTTCCGGGACCACCGGTTCGAGCCGCCCAAGTACTCGGTAGACGAGTGCAAGGACAAGGACATGACCTTCTCCGCCCCGATGTTCGTCACGGCGGAGTTCATCAACAACACCACCGGTGAGATCAAGAGCCAGACGGTGTTCATGGGCGACTTCCCGCTCATGACCCCGAAGGGCACCTTCATCATCAACGGGACCGAGCGCGTCGTCGTGTCGCAGCTCGTGCGCTCCCCCGGTGTCTATTTCGACCGCCAGCTGGACAAGACGTCCGACAAGGACATCTACGGCTGCAAGGTCATCCCGTCCCGGGGCGCCTGGCTGGAATTCGAGATCGACAAGCGCGACAACGTCGGAGTGCGCATCGACCGCAAGCGCAAGCAGGGCGTCACCGTCCTGCTCAAGGCGCTGGGCTGGGACGAGGCGCGCATTCGTGAGCGCTTCGGCTCCTACGAGTCGATGAACATCACCCTGGAGAAGGACCACACCGCCAACCAGGATGAGGCGCTGCTCGACATCTACCGCAAGCTGCGTCCGGGCGAGCCGCCGACCAAGGAGTCGGCGCAGACCCTGCTGAACAACCTGTACTTCAACCCCAAGCGCTATGACATGGCGAAGGTGGGCCGGTACAAGGTCAACAAGAAGCTGGGCCTCGACCTGGACATGACCCAGGGCACCATGACCGAGGACGACATCGTCTCCACGATCGAGTACCTGGTCCGGCTGCACGCGGGCGAGGAGGAGTTCACCGCCTCCGACGGCCGCAACCTCCCCGTCGAGGTCGACGACATCGACCACTTCGGCAACCGGCGCCTGCGCTCGGTCGGCGAGCTCATCCAGAACCAGGTCCGCCTGGGCCTGGCCCGCATGGAGCGCGTCGTCCGCGAGCGGATGACCACCCAGGACGTCGAGGCGATCACGCCGCAGACCCTGATCAACATCCGCCCGGTCGTGGCGTCGATCAAGGAGTTCTTCGGCACCTCGCAGCTGTCGCAGTTCATGGACCAGACCAACCCGCTCGCGGGTCTGACCCACAAGCGCCGCCTGTCCGCGCTGGGTCCGGGCGGTCTGTCCCGTGAGCGCGCCGGCATGGAGGTCCGTGACGTCCACCCGTCGCACTACGGCCGCATGTGCCCGATCGAGACCCCGGAAGGCCCGAACATCGGCCTGATCGGCTCGCTCGCGGCGTTCGGCCGGGTGAACCCGTTCGGCTTCATCGAGACGCCGTACCGCAAGGTCACCGAGGGCAAGGTCACCGAGCAGATCGACTACCTGACCGCCGACGAGGAAGACCGCTTCGTCAAGGCGCAGGCCAACTCGCTGCTCAACAGTGACGGCTCCTTCGCCGAGCCCCGCGTCCTGGTCCGCACCAAGGGCGGTGAGACCGAACTGGCACGCGCCAGCGAGGTCGACTACATGGACGTCTCGGCGCGCCAGATGACCTCGGTCGCCACCGCGATGATCCCGTTCCTCGAGCACGACGACGCCAACCGCGCGCTCATGGGCTCCAACATGCAGCGCCAGTCCGTCCCGCTGCTGCGCAGCGAGGCGCCGCTGGTCGGCACCGGCATGGAGTACCGCGCCGCGACCGACGCCGGCGACGTCATCACGTCCGAGAAGGCGGGTGTCGTCGAGGAGGTCTCGGCCGACTACGTCACCGTCATGAACGACGA harbors:
- the rpoB gene encoding DNA-directed RNA polymerase subunit beta — protein: MAASRNASKTLTGPNRVSFARINEPLEVPDLLALQTESFDTLLGNERWKNRVKSAQDAGRKDVPTQSGLEEIFEEISPIEDFSGTMSLSFRDHRFEPPKYSVDECKDKDMTFSAPMFVTAEFINNTTGEIKSQTVFMGDFPLMTPKGTFIINGTERVVVSQLVRSPGVYFDRQLDKTSDKDIYGCKVIPSRGAWLEFEIDKRDNVGVRIDRKRKQGVTVLLKALGWDEARIRERFGSYESMNITLEKDHTANQDEALLDIYRKLRPGEPPTKESAQTLLNNLYFNPKRYDMAKVGRYKVNKKLGLDLDMTQGTMTEDDIVSTIEYLVRLHAGEEEFTASDGRNLPVEVDDIDHFGNRRLRSVGELIQNQVRLGLARMERVVRERMTTQDVEAITPQTLINIRPVVASIKEFFGTSQLSQFMDQTNPLAGLTHKRRLSALGPGGLSRERAGMEVRDVHPSHYGRMCPIETPEGPNIGLIGSLAAFGRVNPFGFIETPYRKVTEGKVTEQIDYLTADEEDRFVKAQANSLLNSDGSFAEPRVLVRTKGGETELARASEVDYMDVSARQMTSVATAMIPFLEHDDANRALMGSNMQRQSVPLLRSEAPLVGTGMEYRAATDAGDVITSEKAGVVEEVSADYVTVMNDDGTRQTYRVAKFKRSNQGTCFNQKPIVDEGQRVEQGQVLADGPCTDQGEMALGKNLLVAFMPWEGHNYEDAIILSQRLVQDDVLSSIHIEEHEVDARDTKLGPEEITRDIPNVSEEVLADLDERGIIRIGADVVTGDILVGKVTPKGETELTPEERLLRAIFGEKAREVRDTSLKVPHGESGKVIGVRVFSREEGDELPPGVNELVRVYVAQKRKITDGDKLAGRHGNKGVISKVLPVEDMPFLEDGTPVDIVLNPLGVPGRMNVGQVLETHLGWVASRGWQIEGDDADWKRQLKAIGLESAEPWTNTATPVFDGAHQEDVQGLLDSTIPNRDGNRMVGPGGKARLFDGRSGEPFKDPISVGYIYILKLLHLVDDKIHARSTGPYSMITQQPLGGKAQFGGQRFGEMEVWALEAYGAAYALQELLTIKSDDVLGRVKVYEAIVKGENIPEPGIPESFKVLIKEMQSLCLNVEVLSSDGMNIELRDSDEDVFRAAEELGIDLSRREPSSVEEV